From Solanum stenotomum isolate F172 unplaced genomic scaffold, ASM1918654v1 scaffold33707, whole genome shotgun sequence, the proteins below share one genomic window:
- the LOC125852316 gene encoding WRKY DNA-binding transcription factor 70-like, with amino-acid sequence MVKEHLVQGKEFAVQLQSLLQQPLARHNKSVSPHNLILKILTCFTKALSGVTGSKNFSNEFRKKDKQVVKNRRGCYGRKRKALDSWTRETTTTEDGHAWRKYGQKVILNSKYPRCYYRCSHKV; translated from the exons ATGGTGAAAGAACATCTTGTGCAAGGCAAAGAATTTGCGGTCCAACTTCAAAGTCTACTTCAACAGCCTCTTGCACGTCATAATAAATCAGTCTCACCTCATAACCTTATACTTAAAATCTTGACTTGTTTCACTAAGGCTCTCTCTGGCGTAACTGGTTCCAAAAATTTTAGCAACGAGTTTAGGAAGAAGGACAAGCAAGTCGTGAAGAATCGACGAGGTTGCTATGGGAGAAAAAG AAAAGCATTAGATTCATGGACGAGAGAGACTACAACAACGGAAGATGGACATGCATGGAGGAAATACGGACAAAAGGTTatacttaactcaaaatatCCAAG GTGTTACTATAGGTGCAGTCATAAAGTATGA